The stretch of DNA GCTCTCgcctcctttccctcctttgcagagctgcagttcCTGCAGCCAGGTTGGTGACTGCAGCCAGTTTAAATGTGGTAGAATAGAATGCTGGATCTTGTCAGCTTGGATTTTTCATTTCCCAATTGGAATGGACTAGTTACATTCCTCGTTAGGTCCAGAGATGCGGACTGTCTCCCAGGGTGATGGGCTCCAGGAAAGCAGTGAGGACAGGACGTTGCTACCTAGGAGGGCCAACCTCAGgcctgtgttttttaaaatggctcTTTCAAGAAAGATGGGTTGAAACAATTTGTGTTCCTAGTCCTTGTATAGGTTTGTTCTTTTACACTTGAATTGGTAGTTTTGatgcctttcctttctctctctgagAAAGTATTTAGAATAAGCTCCTTTTGGGGGAAAAAGGCTttattatttgatattttttttaagactaatACACCTAATTGAACTTAACTGAGGTCAGGTGAAGGAAACATGAGGAAAGTGTAAGTAAAACCCAAGAGTTTTGCTGATGTGCAGTTTTAAAATAGCACTTGTGAGGAATAGGATATCCTTTTCACCAAAAAACTGATGTAGAGCTACCCTGCCTTTATGCTTTTATGGCACGGTGGCTTCTCACACATGGAagccctgctgctgaaaagaaCTGAATCAACAAAGATTTTCTGCTGCTGGCGTGCAGTCAGGAACAGATCAAAAGACTTAAGTTGACAATGTCTTCCCGAGATCTCAAATAACAAAAAGGGCCTTCCTTTTAGCTCTTCTTCCACtttaagttttttcttttttcctcttctagtACATATCTGGGGTGCATATCTGGAAGGGAACAATATCTAAAtaaaagccagatttttttacagaaatggaGTCTCTTATTTCTGTCAGTAATAAAATGAGCTTGTTGTGGTTGCATAAGCACACATGTGAGTGTGcagcaaaggcaagaaaacaaaCTTGCCACATCATTGTctgtggagcagctgctggcgAAGAGAGGGTGAAGGCTGCTGCAAAACCAGCCTTTGTGTGAGAATGAGGGAAGCAGAGACTCGAAAGAAATAACTTCTAGTTACCAGGGGACTGAGGTTTGGGTGCTGGTCTTTGTAACCCAGCTTGCCCTCACTGTGGGCGGGAGGCACGAGGCTGGGGGCAAAGGGGAGATACGGGGTCTGCGTTTATgcactgcagcaaaggaaactTACTGCGTGGGAGCTGCAGAACACCATGCAATAAATGCAATCCCTGCATCTCCCTTATGAGAACACCAAGAAAATGGTACGTGCTGCTACGCCTGCAGCATGGCTCTGGCTTCCCTTGGGCTGGCAGGCCCCCCTGCCTTGCACTCCAAAGCCCTGCCCCAGGCTCTTGcagcaccccaaaacccagctCCATGCCACCATAGCAGCCCCAACCATGTTGCTTACTCCCACAGCACCCTAAAGCTCTGCTccaggctcctgcagcaccccaaAGCCCAGCTCTGCGCCACCATAGCACCCCAAAGCCTGCCTACTGGCCTCCCAGAACCCAAAACCTGGCTTCGtgtccctgaagcaccacaaaactgggCTGCATGGCCCCCACAGCACCCAAAAGCCCTCCTCCAGTCCCCCTGGAACCCAAAACCTGGCTCCAGGTCCCCACAGCACCGCAAAACTGGACTGCGTGACCCCCCCGCGGCACCCCAAACCCGTCTCCAGCCCCGGCCCAGCACCCCAAACCCTACCCCAACTCCTACACTCGCCCGAACCCCGCTCCCaccccgcccgccgcgccccgccgcgccgcacCGCCCCCAGCCCTTTCCCGCGCTCCGCCGCGCGAGACTTCCCGCCGCCTTCCTGCAGGGGCGCGGATATGCTAATGAGAGGGTGGGGCCATGTAAATTGCGAGGGCTCGGGGCAGAATCACACGGGCCGAGCGGGACGCGGCGGAGGCGGTCGGTGAGTaccgggagcggggctgggggccggcgCTGGCGCTGGGGCGGCAGCAGGTCCCGACCCCGGCCTCATGTAGGGCTGCCTGGAGGCCTGAGGGCTCGTGGctccccgggcagggcccggccgGGCAAGGAGGCACCGCTTGGGCGCAGGTAGGGTGCAGGCAGCAAGGGCAGCCCGGGTGTCGCCCGGTAGCTGGCAGTTACCGTGGGGAACGGCACCCAGCAGCGCGTGATGCTGTGGGCTGGCATCGGTCCTGGGCCCTGCGCTGTAATTACAGACCCCCTGCATATCCCCATTTCCACGGCCCAATCTGGAAGAGGCAATCTGTTGTAATTTCTTGACCTTTGTTAGTGACTGTTAATTAACCTGCAGCTCCGTTGTCTCGAGCTCTGCTTCCCTAGTACgctccagcctgtccctgctccaCCTGGGGTTTTGGGAGCTCGCGTGTCTCCAGGACTGAAGGTGAACAGTTGCAGCATGTGCTTGTGTCCTAAAAGGCTGGGAAGCAGTTTCCTCCTGGCTTGGCAGGAACACGCCGCTGGCTCGGTGGGGCTGGCGCAGACCTTTGCAGCTCACCGCTGGCGTGTGTCGGGTCTGGCTTTGGCTCATCCACTAAAGTTCATTTCATTTGGGCTTGTGCAAAGGGAGGGCGGCGGGTGCCTGCTCCTCTCGGTTTGCAGTCGCTGCTTTCCTTGGGCGCAGCGAGGTGGGGTGCTGTGGGCTTGGGCTGGCCCTCGAGCAGTCCCCATGTGAAGGAGAGAAGGTGAAACCACTCTGCTGCGGAGCTGTTTGCTTGGGagggagctacaggcctgtTCTGAACCTCCTCCTTACTGATGCTCTGCTGTGCATGAAGAAAACTGCCTTAGAAAGCCAGATTTGGGCCTTTAATGTCAGAGAAAGAGGTGTGTGTGCCCTGCTGGGAGCCCTAAGGGGGTCTCGTGGGAAACAGCCCCGTTCCAGGGTGCAGCATATTGTGGTGCAACGTCCCCTTAGCACAGCGCTCTTGCAGTCCTTGCTCTGCATCCCTGCTGTCCTTCCCCATCTGACCAGGTGCCCTGGATGGGCAAGGGGAGCCTGGCCACAGCTCCTCCTGTGGGTGTGGGGGCTTGTAAGGAGGGCCCCAGCTCCCCTGGCCTTGCAGCAGATGGGTGCTCTGCTGGGGCCCACCCGTCTTGGCTGTTATCTCCGCTTGCAATTCTGCCGGGTGCCCATCTCCTCCTTGCCCGGAGAGGGCAGCTTCTGGAGCTGTGGCCTCTATCTGTCCCATACAGAGTCTGGTGCCTCTGGTTCCACCcgtcccccctccccttcctcctgtgGGATTAActgtttaaagcattttttggaTTCTCGAGGTGGGTTTTGTTCACTGAGCCCTTTGTTCTCGattgctgcctgcctggagcCTTGCCTGGAGCCCTGCGCTGGAGCTGCCGACTCCAGTTCGCTGGAGGGCTGTCCCTTTCCCTGTGAGTAAGGACTGGAGCGGCAGCTTTCCAAGGGCTAAAAATTACTTGCCAAGTGGTTCCGTGACACTGCCAGCATGCCTGTCAGCTGGTCTGCATCCCCCGCGAGCACCATCTGGTTTTTTTACACAGCGTTTTTATACATGCAAGCCTGTAAGTGATTGCTGGGGGTACAGGAGACTCAGTTCAAGCCCTGGACTGGAACATGATGCCCCTGCATTACAAGTGCCTTATCCACTGGTCTGGCCTGATAGCGACTGAGAATTTGGCTCAGCGTTACACTATCTGTAGGGTCTTGAGTGTGTGAAATAGGGAAACACCTCAGATTAAAGTTTTTCCAGAAGAATGGAGCCATCTCCTGCACAGCTCTGTTTCTGACTGGTGTCATGTGTGCTAGTGTAAAACTTTCATCCCTGGACTGTGTCCTGGGATGCTGTGAGCTGTGTTTGTTCTCCAGGGAAAGCCAGGCACGGGCAGTGGGTTCATGAGGTTTATTGCCTGGGGAACCCCTCCTGGGATGGGACTGGGGACCAGAGGGCAGCTCCCCTGAGACAGGGGAGCTGTGTCTGCTCTGTCTCCCAGGGGAAGCTGTGCCCAGAGGTTCTAGCAGAGGAATCCACTTGCTCTTTCGGAAGCCTATCTCCAGCTCTCCTCTTGCCCACCTCCCTCAGgtttcagttctcaaaacaaaatctgtggTCTCTAGTGGGGACTTCGCAGTTTGTCTCCTTGGGCACCCCTGGCTCCTCTGCACGGGGTGTTTGTGAGATGTAGCCCTGTGTGTGCAGCCAGCAGAAGTCCTTGAAGTTGCTCTGTACAAACAGTCCGTTGTTCGGGTTGTGGTTCCCAGGGCCATAACAGCCGCTCTCTTTTGTGCTGCAGCCAAATGCCTTGTCCCAGGGCAGCCACCCTCCTCCGGCCCCTTCCATCACGCTCTCACCAACCACATGTTAGCACTAGTGGAAATTTAAATCTTAATGGTCTAATCACAGAATTATTACTAGATTTCACtattacagaagaagaaaatattgctACAGAAGAAGGCTCAACAACAACATAGCTAACAATTTATGTATATTGAGTAATTGTTCCTTGTTAgctctgaaatctgttttgcccAGCTTCCCCAGTTTTCTTTATCTAGCAGTAAGTGGCCACTGGACTTGTGTGACTGTGGAGCTTTAAACCCTGGTGTCTCCAGGATGAACCTGTGCCTCTCTCCTCTAGTGCCCATACTCTTCTGCAACTGCACCTTTACACTATGGCCATAAATACTTCATGCTACGCAGAACAGCTTTTTGCTACTCTGTATACAAAAGCCGATCACACAGTTATACAGCATTaagcaaaagtaaaatgaatTAAGCAATGACCATCTTATCATTGGAAAACAGCTGTTACAGTTGTGCAAGCTAAAACAGAGGGAGCCTCAGGAAGGTGATAGTGTTGAGCCGTGTGAACATGGTTCTGCTGTTGGAGGTCGCTGGTGGCTGTAAATTGGTGGTTTCATACACAGAATTGGGATGTTTTGTGGGGAGGAGATGGCATCATGCCTGTTTATGGGAAGTGCTGTGCTGtgactgctgctgcagggtcCTGCAACACCCAGCTGGCACGGGGCAGTACCCAGTAGAGTTGGGAtggagctggctgcagtgcagctcatgttctctgtgtgtgcctggCATGGGACAGGGACAGTCCTACAGTGGCTGCCTGGATCTCGTTCCCCCCATACATGCCAAGAGCAGCGGCTTGTCAGGACACCACCACTGACCAGCCCGCTGGTTTCTTTTGGTGTTTCAGAGTCTCCATCCACATCCTCCTAGTGACGGCCCAAAATGCAGGCAGACTCTATTCTTCACAGCGGCTACTTCCACCCTGTGCTACGCTCCTGGCAGTGTACAGCAACCGCTTTTGATGCCTCCAACCTCATCTACCCCATTTTTGTCACGTGAGTGAGCTGTGGCTTTCTGGGTTAGGGATGAACCAAGCCCAGGTTGACTGGCTTAGGTGCTCCCTGAGCTCTTAGGTTCAGATTCCCCATGGACAAGCCTGGGATAGGAACTTCCTTCTCACACAGAGTCCTCACAACTCTGTCCCATTCACCTCCTGTAGTGACAGCCCTGATGCAGTGGAGCCGATCCCCAGCCTCCCTGGACAAGCCAGGTAAGAATCCAGCCCCACTGAGCTGCATGCCGGTCACTGCCATGCCCTGTGCCCGAGCAGGGTTGATGTATGGCCTGAGATGAGCATGAGCCAGGGGTGATGCAACCCTCTGTGGTCGCTGCCCTGGTGATCGATCCCCCAGCATCAGGTAGGGCAGGAGCATTTGTCCACCGAGAGACTGGAGGGAATCACTGGGAATGCTGAGAAAGTACCAGAACTAGCAGGGACAGTGCCAGGATCTCACAGTGGCTCAGAGGGCTTGCACATTGTGTGGGTTGTTAAAAGCAAACGGggtttccagcagcagctaGAAAACCCATGCAAGGACATGAGCTCTGGTCCTGCATTAGATCTTGCTGGACTGGCAGCTCCCATCTTCATCTGCTACCGCATTAGCCAGGTTGTGGTCGGAGAAGCCCCAGGGGGTGGCCCTATGGGGACGTGGGCTGGATCTGCAACAGGGACATCAAGATAAGAGATCCAAGTGCAGAGCATGCTTGTCCTTTCAGAGCAGAGAGTGTTCACTCCGGGTAGATAATCCTTCTGTAGCCCCAGATAAGGTGCCAGATTGTTCCTTCCAGTGTTTGGGCAactcctgctctctgctgctgcttggtgtGGATGCTTGTGGATGCTGGATCACTCAGAGACCAGCATCCAAGTCACAGACTAGCTCCCCCCATGGAGCAGGTCTGGGTGCCTGGCAGCCCCCTTCACTTTGCCCTGCTCAGGTACGGAGTCAACAAGCTGGAGGGGATGCTGCGTCCCCTCATTGAAGATGGTCTAAAGTGTGTGCTCATCTTTGGGGTGCCCAGCAAGGTCCACAAGGTCAGTGTatgtggtggtggcaggggctTGGGGTGGCCACAGGGGTCTGGGCAAGCAGTGTGGGGCCAGGGGGGCTGTTCCTGATCAGATCAGTTCAGGGTCTCTGAGCATGCTTGCACCCCATTCGGCAGagcaggatggggatgggagaCTGTAGTAACACTCAGAAAGCTCCCAGAGCTCCCACAGGTGGCCCTGAGACCTGCACTCACTGCTCAGAGGCACTATTCTGTTGCCCTTTTCCATCGTTGGTGGTCATGCTGCCCTGCATTACAGGGTCCCACCATTCAGAAAACCTTTCCTGGGCAGAACTGCTGCCATGGATGAGTCGGTGGGAGCTGAGGCATTTCTCTTCCTACAGGATGAGAGAGGTTCTGCTGCTGATGCAGAGGACACACCTGCCATCCAGGCAATCAAGAAGATCCGCTCCACCTTCCCAGAGCTGCTAATTGCCTGCGATGTCTGCTTGTGCCCTTACACCTCCCATGGGCACTGCGGTGAGCACACAGCCTGGGGTCCTGGGCTGCTCTTTGGGCATTTTCCTGGCACTGAGAGTCTCCAGGGATTTGCCATTTTCCACTGAGGAGCTACATGTGTTGGTGGGGTCtagccagctcctgccccaaGACTTGGCTCCCCAGTACTGGTGCAGCTGAGCTTGGGAGACCTCTCCTGGGTTTGGAcagtggggagggaggcacAGATGGTTAATGCACCCACTCTGGCCATCTGAATCTGTCTGAGGAGCTGTCTGTGTTCTCcatctctgttttcccttctctggAGCACCCTGGTGTTGTGTCCGGTCCCTGGAGGACCATGTCATTGGTCTCCTGGTCCTTAACCAGCTCCCTTAACACATTCCCCACTGTTGCTCTGAGCATCTCCATAGCCTGTCCAGAGAGCCACACTCCCACCCTAGAGATAGAGGCACCCGGCTGTTCAGCTTCTCGTGTGACCCACGGTTTGTCTCCTAGGCATCCTGCGTGAAGACGGCACCATCCAGAACGAGATCAGCTGCCAGCGGCTGGCAGAAGTGGCACTGGCTTATGCCAAAGCAGGTGGGGATCCCCCTGGCAGCCAGCGGTACCCGAGTTTGACTCTTCCAGACTTGCCCCACCTTGCTTTCAGCAGGCCCAAAAGCAAACCGGGCTGGATCCAACTGGGAGGGCTTTTGTTCTGAGCTGGGGGAGGCTGCCCCTGACCTCCAGGCGCtggctccagcagagctgcaggcactTTTGGCCCTGGGGTCACCTTCTGCTGGCAGTGTCAAAGCCTCGGGCACTTCTTAGCATCTCTGGTCTTTCCCTGCAGGCTGCCACATCGTTGCCCCCTCAGATATGATGGATGGGCGCATCGCGGCCATGAAGGCAGCGCTGATCTCCAATGACTTGGGCAACAAGGTGAGCTTGGGATCCGCGTGTGCCAAGGGCAGGAGTGACATCCACGGGGAGGCTGTACCCGATAGCACCCGGGCAAGCAGTGGGAGAAGTAAACCCCAACCTTGCCCAGGATGTGCCGTGGGCATTTCCCTGCCCTGATGCATATGGGAAGGAAATGTCCTTGGCTGGGCATGGGGACAGCAAGGTGCCAGGCCtctggcaggggaaggaggatgTGGGGCAGAGTATAAAACAGCCATGGGAGGGAATCGCTACTGCCCTGGCGCTGGGATGCAGCACCAAGCTTCAAGCTTCTGGCTCTCACAGCTCCGCTCTCCTCTGTAGGTCTCTGTGATGAGCTACAGTGCCAAGTTTGCTTCGTGCTTCTACGGTCCCTTCAGGTGGGTCTGTCCCTCCGCCAGGAgtgtccccagccagcaccaggctggCCGGGAGGTGCATTCCTGGGTAGTTATTTGGGAAGGGGACTCGGTGAGAGTCTGGGCCGCAGCTTGGGCTCGTCATGTTGGAGCATCCTCCTCCTACATATCGGTGCAAAAGGGAGACAACTGCACCTTGCccaggagaggctggctggtgGGCCAGCCTCCTAACCTGCTCAtcctgggtgctggtggcaaagcaggcagagagggAGCTGCCAGGAGCAGTGAGGAGGGGAGCTCCAGGAGCT from Falco biarmicus isolate bFalBia1 chromosome 9, bFalBia1.pri, whole genome shotgun sequence encodes:
- the ALAD gene encoding delta-aminolevulinic acid dehydratase, whose translation is MQADSILHSGYFHPVLRSWQCTATAFDASNLIYPIFVTDSPDAVEPIPSLPGQARYGVNKLEGMLRPLIEDGLKCVLIFGVPSKVHKDERGSAADAEDTPAIQAIKKIRSTFPELLIACDVCLCPYTSHGHCGILREDGTIQNEISCQRLAEVALAYAKAGCHIVAPSDMMDGRIAAMKAALISNDLGNKVSVMSYSAKFASCFYGPFRDAALSKPAFGDRRCYQLPPGARGLAMRAVDRDVREGADMLMVKPGMPYLDLVRDVKARHPTHPLAVYHVSGEFAMLWHGAQAGAFSLEAAVREAVTAFRRAGADAIITYFAPQLLRWLKEEAAAGRA